The following proteins are co-located in the Gordonia polyisoprenivorans genome:
- the sfnG gene encoding dimethylsulfone monooxygenase SfnG produces the protein MSTEKIADEIKFAYWVPNVSGGLVTSDIEQRTSWDYEYNVKLAQTAENNGFEYALSQVRYEASYGAEFQHESTSFSLALLLATQRLKLIAAIHPGLWHPAVLAKFGATADILSNGRFAINVVSGWFKDEFTHLGEPWLEHDERYRRSAEFLEVIRKIWTEDNVDFRGDFYRIHDFTLKPKPLNTPERPNPELFQGGNSTAARNNGGRFSDWYFSNGKDFDGVTEQLDDLRAVAQAHEREVRFGLNGFIIARDTEAEARDTLREIVEKANRPAVEGFRSAVQQAGNSTGNKTGMWADSSFEDLVQYNDGFRTQLIGTPEQVAERIVAYKRLGVDLILGGFLHFQEEIEYFGERVLPLVRELEAAQRSTVG, from the coding sequence GTGTCCACCGAGAAGATCGCCGACGAGATCAAGTTCGCCTACTGGGTGCCCAATGTGTCCGGTGGGCTGGTGACCAGTGACATCGAGCAGCGGACCAGCTGGGACTACGAGTACAACGTCAAACTCGCGCAGACCGCCGAGAACAACGGCTTCGAGTACGCGCTGTCCCAGGTCCGTTACGAGGCGTCCTACGGTGCGGAGTTCCAGCACGAGTCCACCAGTTTCAGCCTCGCGCTGCTACTGGCCACCCAGCGCCTCAAGCTGATCGCCGCCATCCACCCGGGCCTGTGGCATCCGGCCGTGCTCGCGAAGTTCGGTGCGACCGCCGACATCCTGTCGAACGGACGCTTTGCGATCAACGTCGTCAGCGGATGGTTCAAGGACGAGTTCACCCACCTCGGCGAGCCGTGGCTCGAGCACGACGAACGGTACCGCCGCAGCGCGGAATTCCTCGAGGTGATCCGCAAGATCTGGACCGAGGACAACGTCGACTTCCGTGGCGACTTCTATCGCATCCACGACTTCACCCTCAAGCCCAAGCCGCTCAACACCCCCGAGCGTCCCAATCCCGAACTGTTCCAGGGCGGTAACTCGACCGCGGCCCGCAACAACGGTGGCCGCTTCTCCGACTGGTACTTCTCCAACGGCAAGGACTTCGACGGCGTCACCGAGCAACTTGACGATCTGCGTGCCGTCGCACAGGCCCACGAGCGTGAGGTGCGCTTCGGGCTGAACGGCTTCATCATCGCCCGCGACACCGAAGCCGAGGCCCGCGACACCCTGCGCGAGATCGTCGAGAAAGCGAATCGTCCTGCGGTGGAGGGCTTCCGGTCGGCGGTGCAGCAGGCAGGCAACTCCACCGGCAACAAGACCGGTATGTGGGCCGATTCCTCCTTCGAGGATCTCGTGCAGTACAACGACGGTTTCCGTACCCAGCTGATCGGCACGCCCGAGCAGGTCGCCGAGCGAATCGTGGCCTACAAGCGTCTCGGCGTCGATCTGATCCTCGGTGGATTCCTGCACTTCCAGGAAGAGATCGAGTATTTTGGCGAGCGTGTCCTCCCCCTCGTCCGAGAGCTCGAAGCCGCTCAGCGCAGCACCGTCGGCTGA